The following is a genomic window from Vibrio cyclitrophicus.
GATGGTCAAGCGGTAGAGCGTGACAACATGCTTCACCCAGAAGCGGAAGAAAAAGTACCGTACATCACAACTGTTCTTGGTAAAGAACCTGCAATCGCAGTGACTGACTACATGAAGAACTACGCTGAGCAAGTACGTGCGTACATGCCAACTGAGTCTTATAAAGTACTTGGTACAGATGGTTTCGGCCGTTCTGACAGCCGTGAAAACCTACGTCGTCACTTCGAAGTTAACGCTGGCTACATCGTAGTTGCAGCGCTAACTGAACTGGCTAAACGTGGTGATATCGAGAAATCTGTAGTTGTTGAAGCAATTGCTAAATTCGATATCGACACTGAAAAAACAAACCCACAATACGCTTAATACAGCGCTTAACTAGAAGGTAAATAAGCAATGGCAATCGAAATTAATGTACCTGACATCGGTGCGGATGAGGTTGAAGTTACTGAGATTCTTGTAAGCGTTGGCGACAAGGTTGAAGAAGAGCAGTCTCTGATCACTGTTGAAGGCGACAAAGCTTCTATGGAAGTTCCAGCGTCTCAAGCAGGTATTGTTAAAGAAATCAAAGTAGCTGAAGGCGATTCTGTTTCTACTGGTTCTCTTATCATGATTTTCGAAGCCGAGGGTGCAGCTGAAGCTGCACCTGCTCCAGCAGCAGAGGCAGCTCCAGTAGCTGCGCCTGCAGCGGCAGCAGCGGCAGAGCTTAAAGAAGTTCACGTTCCTGATATCGGCGGTGATGAAGTTGAAGTAACTGAAATCATGGTAGCTATCGGTGACGCAGTAGAAGAAGAGCAATCTCTTCTTACTGTTGAAGGTGACAAGGCTTCAATGGAAGTACCTGCACCATTCGCTGGTATCGTTAAAGAAATCAAGATCGCTTCTGGTGATTCAGTATCTACTGGTTCTCTAGTGATGGTATTTGAAGTGGCAGGTTCTGGCGCTCCAGTTGCAGCAGCTCCTGCTCCAGCACCAGTTGCAGCGGCTCCAGCAGCATCTGCTGAGAAAGAAGTGAACGTTCCTGATATCGGTGGTGACGAAGTAGAAGTTACTGAAATCATGGTAGCGGTTGGCGATACAGTAGAAGAAGAGCAATCTCTAATTACTGTTGAAGGCGACAAAGCTTCAATGGAAGTGCCTGCACCATTCGCTGGTACAGTAAAAGAGATCAAGATTGCAGCTGGTGACACAGTGTCAACAGGCTCTCTAATCATGACTTTCGTTGTGGAAGGCGCAGCTCCAGTAGCAGTAGTGGCTTCCGCTCCAGCACAAGCAGCAGCTCCGGCAGCAGCACCTGCACCTAAAGCAGAAACAGTAGCTCCAGCAGTTGGCGACTTCCAAGAGAACGGTGACTACGCGCACGCTTCTCCTGTAGTTCGTCGTCTTGCTCGTGAATTTGGCGTTAACCTTTCTAAGGTTAAAGGTACTGGTCGTAAGAGCCGTATCCTTAAAGAAGACGTTCAGTCTTACGTTAAAGATGCACTTAAGCGTCTTGAGTCTGGTGCAGCTGCATCTGGCAAAGGCGGTGACGGTTCTGCTCTTGGTCTACTACCATGGCCAAAAGTTGACTTCAGCAAGTTCGGCGAAACTGAAGTTCAGAAGCTTTCTAAGATTAAGAAGATCTCTGGCGCTAACCTGCACCGTAACTGGGTAATGATCCCTCACGTTACACAGTGGGACAACGCAGACATCACTGAGCTAGAGGCATTCCGTAAAGAACAGAACGCAATCGAAGCGAAGAAAGACACTGGTATGAAGATCACTCCACTTGTGTTCATCATGAAAGCTGTTGCTAAAGCGCTAGAAGCATTCCCAGCATTCAACTCGTCTCTTTCTGACGATGGCGAAAGCATCATTCTTAAGAAGTACGTAAACGTGGGTATCGCAGTTGATACACCAAACGGCCTAGTTGTTCCTGTTTTCAAAGATGTGAACAAGAAAGGTATTTACGAGCTATCTGAAGAACTAATGGTTGTTTCTAAGAAAGCACGCTCTGGCAAGCTAACTGCGGCAGACATGCAAGGCGGTTGTTTCACAATCTCTAGCCTTGGTGGTATTGGCGGTACTGCATTTACACCAATCGTAAATGCTCCAGAAGTAGGTATCTTAGGTGTATCTAAGTCTGAGATTAAGCCAGTTTGGAATGGTAAAGAGTTCCAACCACGTCTACAGCTTCCACTGTCTCTATCATATGATCACCGCGTGATCGATGGTGCAGAAGGTGCACGCTTCATTACTTTCTTAAACAGCGCACTATCTGACATTCGTCGTCTAGTTCTGTAATTGAGAAAGTAATTATTAAGGTGGCTTTCGGGTCACCTTAATTCTTTATATAAAGACTATTTTTAGAGAACAGTTTCCCGCATTTCTAAGAAAGCGAGAGGGAATTGTTGTCTAGCTCACAGGCTAACTTAAAGCTACTTTCACACTGTTAACATCTCTGTAAAATGTTTCCTGTTTGAAAGCCCAATAATTTTAAGAACATCTACTCAGCCTGTTAGGGATAATGACTACAAGAGGTCACAATGAGCAAAGAAATTAAAGCCCAAGTTGTTGTACTTGGTTCAGGTCCTGCTGGTTACTCAGCTGCATTCCGTTGTGCGGATTTAGGTCTAGAAACAGTACTAGTTGAACGTTACAGCACTCTTGGTGGTGTATGTCTAAACGTTGGTTGTATTCCATCAAAAGCACTTCTTCACGTTTCTAAAGTAATCGAAGAAGCTAAAGCGATGGCAGAGCACGGCGTTGTATTCGGCGAGCCACAAACTGACATCAACAAGATTCGTATCTGGAAAGATAAAGTAGTTGATCAATTAACTGGCGGTCTTGGCGGTATGGCTAAGATGCGTAACGTTACTGTTGTTAACGGTTTCGGTAAGTTCACTGGTCCTAACAGCATTCTTGTTGAAGGCGAAGGTGAAGCAACTACGGTTAACTTCGACAACGCAATCATTGCTGCGGGTTCTCGCCCAATCAAACTTCCTTTCATCCCACATGAAGACCCACGTATTTGGGATTCTACGGATGCACTAGAACTAAACGAAGTACCTGAAAAACTGCTTATCATGGGCGGCGGTATCATCGGTCTTGAGATGGGTACGGTTTACCACTCTCTAGGTTCTAAAGTTGAAGTTGTAGAGATGTTCGATCAAGTTATCCCTGCTGCGGATAAAGATATCGTTAAAGTTTTCACTAAGCGCATTAAGAACAAGTTCAAGCTAATGCTTGAAACTAAAGTGACTGCTGTTGAAGCGAAAGAAGACGGTATCTACGTATCAATGGAAGGCAAAAAAGCACCAGCTGAAGCTGAGCGCTACGATGCTGTTCTTGTTGCTATCGGTCGTGTTCCAAACGGTGCACTTATCGACGCTGAAAAAGCGGGTATCGAAGTTGATGAGCGTGGCTTTATCAATGTTGATAAGCAAATGCGTACTAACGTTCCTCACATCCACGCGATCGGTGACGTTGTTGGTCAACCAATGCTTGCTCACAAAGGTGTGCATGAAGGTCACGTAGCTGCTGAAGTTATCTCTGGTAAGAAGCACTACTTCGACCCTAAGGTTATTCCATCAATCGCGTACACTGAGCCAGAAGTTGCTTGGGTAGGTAAGACTGAGAAAGAAGCGAAAGCTGAAGGCATCAACTACGAAGTTGCTACTTTCCCTTGGGCTGCTTCTGGTCGTGCAATCGCCTCTGACTGTGCAGACGGCGTTACTAAGATGATCTTCGATAAAGATACTCATCGCGTAATCGGTGGTGCTGTTGTTGGTACTAACGGTGGTGAACTTCTTGGCGAAATCGGCCTAGCAATTGAAATGGGTTGTGATGCAGAAGATATTGCACTTACTATCCACGCTCACCCAACTCTACACGAGTCTGTTGGTCTAGCTGCGGAAGTATTCGAAGGTTCAATCACTGACCTTCCAAATAAGAAAGCAGTGAAAAAGAAAAAGTAAATACTCTTCATACTTGAAGCCGCAGCGTTGTTAACTGCGTAAGTTCACCCTAATCACATAGTAGATCTATGCTCATAGGGCAGAACTTTAGTTACTTAACAAAGAAAGGGTCGCCTAGCTGCAACTCCAATTATTTTGAGCATATCTAGATTATAAAAGCCGCTGATTCGTCAGCGGTTTTTTTATGTCTGAAGAAAATTTGGTCATCATACTTGTAGGGAATCTCTTTCAACAAATAGCAATCTATTGGTAATAAAAAAGGATTGACGCAAAACGCCAATCCTTAAATCATTTTACTCGAATCTCGAATCTCGAATCTCGAATCTCGAATCTCGAATCTCGAATCTCGAATCTCGAATCTCGAATCTCGAATCTCGAATCTCGAATCTCGAATCTCGAATCTCGAATCTCGAATCTCGAATCTCGAATCTCGAATCTCGAATCTCGAATCTCGAATCTCGAATCTCGAATCTACTTATAAATGCACAGCATGTTTAAGTAGCTATCCGTCAAGGTCGAAAGTTCTTCTTGCGTATCTACACGCTTCGCTTGAATGAATAGCGAGTAACAAATGCCGTGGAACAGATTCGCAAGGTGCTTAGGGTCGTGGTCGTCACAGACTTCGCCACGCTCTATCGCTTTGCTAAACATGTTTTGTAGTAACATTTGGTTAGTGCGGTTTGTGGTTACGAATAGAGGCCATACTTCATCACGGGTTGATGCGCTCCATTCAAACCATACATTCAACCAATGGCAATCGTGAGCCACCAACGTCACCATTTCAGTTGCAATATTATGTAAGTTCTCTTTTGCGTGAATATCGAGATCGATATTGTCTGAAAGGAAGTTAGAGAATTGGCGAACGACGTGGTTAAGTACTTCATCAACCAGATCTTCACGGGTTGGGAAGTAGTTAAACACGGTTGCAACTGATACCTGAGCAATGTCAGCTATATCAGCGTGCCCACCACGGCCAATGCCGCGGCGAGAGAATACCTCAAGTGCGATTTCCATCAATTGAAGTTTTCTTTTTAAAGGTGAAAGCCTAGTTCTAGGTCTCTTAGATATTGAGTCCATTTTGTTTTCCTTGCCAACGAATTTTTTATATTAATGATTTTATTATTATTTAAGCCAAGATGAGTGTAAT
Proteins encoded in this region:
- a CDS encoding LuxR/HapR/OpaR family quorum-sensing transcriptional regulator, encoding MDSISKRPRTRLSPLKRKLQLMEIALEVFSRRGIGRGGHADIADIAQVSVATVFNYFPTREDLVDEVLNHVVRQFSNFLSDNIDLDIHAKENLHNIATEMVTLVAHDCHWLNVWFEWSASTRDEVWPLFVTTNRTNQMLLQNMFSKAIERGEVCDDHDPKHLANLFHGICYSLFIQAKRVDTQEELSTLTDSYLNMLCIYK
- the aceF gene encoding pyruvate dehydrogenase complex dihydrolipoyllysine-residue acetyltransferase, which encodes MAIEINVPDIGADEVEVTEILVSVGDKVEEEQSLITVEGDKASMEVPASQAGIVKEIKVAEGDSVSTGSLIMIFEAEGAAEAAPAPAAEAAPVAAPAAAAAAELKEVHVPDIGGDEVEVTEIMVAIGDAVEEEQSLLTVEGDKASMEVPAPFAGIVKEIKIASGDSVSTGSLVMVFEVAGSGAPVAAAPAPAPVAAAPAASAEKEVNVPDIGGDEVEVTEIMVAVGDTVEEEQSLITVEGDKASMEVPAPFAGTVKEIKIAAGDTVSTGSLIMTFVVEGAAPVAVVASAPAQAAAPAAAPAPKAETVAPAVGDFQENGDYAHASPVVRRLAREFGVNLSKVKGTGRKSRILKEDVQSYVKDALKRLESGAAASGKGGDGSALGLLPWPKVDFSKFGETEVQKLSKIKKISGANLHRNWVMIPHVTQWDNADITELEAFRKEQNAIEAKKDTGMKITPLVFIMKAVAKALEAFPAFNSSLSDDGESIILKKYVNVGIAVDTPNGLVVPVFKDVNKKGIYELSEELMVVSKKARSGKLTAADMQGGCFTISSLGGIGGTAFTPIVNAPEVGILGVSKSEIKPVWNGKEFQPRLQLPLSLSYDHRVIDGAEGARFITFLNSALSDIRRLVL
- the lpdA gene encoding dihydrolipoyl dehydrogenase, which translates into the protein MSKEIKAQVVVLGSGPAGYSAAFRCADLGLETVLVERYSTLGGVCLNVGCIPSKALLHVSKVIEEAKAMAEHGVVFGEPQTDINKIRIWKDKVVDQLTGGLGGMAKMRNVTVVNGFGKFTGPNSILVEGEGEATTVNFDNAIIAAGSRPIKLPFIPHEDPRIWDSTDALELNEVPEKLLIMGGGIIGLEMGTVYHSLGSKVEVVEMFDQVIPAADKDIVKVFTKRIKNKFKLMLETKVTAVEAKEDGIYVSMEGKKAPAEAERYDAVLVAIGRVPNGALIDAEKAGIEVDERGFINVDKQMRTNVPHIHAIGDVVGQPMLAHKGVHEGHVAAEVISGKKHYFDPKVIPSIAYTEPEVAWVGKTEKEAKAEGINYEVATFPWAASGRAIASDCADGVTKMIFDKDTHRVIGGAVVGTNGGELLGEIGLAIEMGCDAEDIALTIHAHPTLHESVGLAAEVFEGSITDLPNKKAVKKKK